A region from the Wansuia hejianensis genome encodes:
- a CDS encoding DUF6075 family protein: MAEIKFRDTAHRDFFLENMMKCSVNDCYHRAFFYVMGIASETRANINQMFNFKEDCIEPEGMHGGWQTSGTVKVCHLAFNLWNGYAEEGRERYFTPEELFCCEFTPYFMEGIKVRYPEYCRELSAPRKQTEISR, translated from the coding sequence ATGGCTGAGATTAAATTCCGTGATACAGCCCATCGGGATTTTTTTCTGGAAAATATGATGAAATGCAGTGTGAACGACTGCTATCACAGGGCGTTTTTCTATGTAATGGGTATCGCTTCGGAAACGAGGGCGAATATCAACCAGATGTTTAATTTCAAGGAGGACTGCATCGAGCCAGAGGGTATGCACGGCGGCTGGCAGACAAGCGGCACAGTCAAGGTATGCCACCTTGCTTTTAATCTCTGGAACGGGTACGCAGAGGAAGGACGGGAACGGTATTTCACGCCAGAGGAATTGTTCTGCTGTGAGTTTACTCCCTACTTTATGGAGGGTATCAAGGTCAGATACCCCGAATATTGCAGGGAGCTTTCTGCTCCCAGAAAGCAGACGGAAATTTCAAGATAA
- the srtB gene encoding class B sortase, which translates to MKNYKSIICVAAAVCMLGMAAFCGFRICHHYAQVDEQTEAFEEIAEMVEQAPTEEIVPDDAPASEGDDVLAKYQELYMQNEDMVGWISIAGTTINYPVMQSKNNPNFYLKHNFEKEYSDLGTPYVQENCDIATSDNLVIYGHHIKGGKMFGALENYKSKSLYEEHKTIQFDTLTEQAEYEIVAVFKTVAYSSEGYRYYDFVDAENEEEFDAYVGKCKELALYDTGVTAEYGDRLITLSTCEYSAQNGRLVVVAKKVG; encoded by the coding sequence ATGAAGAATTATAAATCTATTATCTGTGTTGCCGCCGCAGTGTGCATGTTAGGTATGGCGGCTTTTTGCGGCTTCCGTATTTGTCATCACTATGCACAGGTGGACGAGCAGACGGAAGCCTTTGAAGAGATTGCCGAAATGGTAGAGCAGGCTCCCACGGAGGAAATCGTACCAGACGATGCCCCTGCCAGCGAGGGAGACGATGTGCTTGCCAAGTATCAGGAATTGTATATGCAGAATGAGGATATGGTCGGTTGGATTTCCATTGCCGGCACAACAATCAACTATCCCGTGATGCAAAGCAAGAATAACCCGAATTTTTATCTGAAGCACAATTTTGAAAAGGAATACAGTGATTTAGGTACGCCTTATGTGCAGGAGAATTGCGATATTGCCACAAGCGACAATCTGGTTATATACGGTCATCACATCAAGGGTGGAAAGATGTTCGGTGCTTTGGAGAATTACAAATCCAAAAGCCTTTATGAGGAACACAAGACCATTCAGTTTGATACTCTCACAGAGCAGGCAGAATATGAAATCGTCGCCGTGTTCAAGACCGTGGCGTACAGCTCTGAGGGCTACCGTTACTATGATTTTGTTGATGCGGAGAATGAGGAAGAATTTGATGCCTATGTCGGGAAGTGCAAGGAACTTGCCTTGTATGACACAGGCGTGACCGCCGAATACGGCGACAGGCTCATTACCCTTTCCACCTGTGAATACTCCGCACAGAACGGCAGGCTCGTCGTGGTGGCAAAAAAGGTAGGCTGA